In a single window of the Pantoea alfalfae genome:
- a CDS encoding Gfo/Idh/MocA family protein yields the protein MTINIGVIGTGAIGREHIRRCSTVLQNARVVALNDINRDNCQQIIDELTPEARIYDNAIDLINDPQVNAVLVTSWGPTHEAFVLACIEAGKAVFCEKPLAVTAQGCINIVEAEIKAGRQLVQVGFMRPYDSGYRALKAVIDSGEIGEPLMLHCAHRNPEVGDSYTTDMAITDTLIHELDVLRWLLNDDYASVQVIFPRKTRKASSHLHDPQIVLLETTKGARIDVEIFVNCEYGYDIQCEVVGESGIARLPEPVSVQLRSAAKLSTTILTDWKKRFIDAYDVELQAFINNVISGEMTGPSAWDGYAAAVAADACVVAQTSGGIVPVTMPARPAFYC from the coding sequence ATGACCATTAATATTGGTGTTATCGGCACCGGCGCAATCGGCCGCGAACATATCCGCCGTTGCAGTACCGTTTTACAGAATGCGCGCGTGGTGGCACTCAACGATATCAACCGTGACAACTGCCAGCAGATTATTGACGAACTGACGCCGGAAGCGCGCATTTATGACAATGCGATTGATCTGATCAACGACCCACAGGTTAACGCGGTGCTGGTTACCTCCTGGGGTCCGACGCATGAAGCCTTTGTGCTGGCCTGTATTGAGGCGGGTAAAGCAGTATTCTGCGAAAAACCGCTGGCGGTCACCGCGCAGGGCTGTATAAACATTGTGGAAGCAGAAATTAAGGCAGGACGTCAGCTGGTGCAGGTCGGGTTTATGCGCCCTTACGACAGCGGCTATCGCGCACTAAAAGCGGTGATCGACAGCGGCGAGATTGGTGAGCCGCTGATGCTGCACTGCGCGCACCGTAATCCGGAAGTGGGCGACAGCTACACCACCGACATGGCGATCACTGACACGCTGATCCACGAACTTGATGTGCTGCGCTGGCTGCTGAATGATGACTATGCCAGCGTGCAGGTGATCTTCCCGCGTAAAACCCGTAAGGCGTCGTCCCACCTGCATGACCCGCAGATCGTGCTGCTGGAGACTACCAAAGGCGCACGCATTGATGTCGAAATTTTCGTGAACTGTGAATATGGTTACGACATTCAGTGTGAAGTAGTGGGTGAAAGCGGCATTGCCCGCCTGCCGGAGCCGGTTTCGGTGCAACTGCGCAGCGCGGCTAAGCTCTCCACCACCATTCTGACGGACTGGAAAAAGCGCTTTATTGATGCGTATGACGTAGAGTTACAGGCCTTTATCAACAACGTCATCAGCGGCGAGATGACCGGTCCCTCCGCGTGGGATGGCTATGCCGCTGCCGTCGCCGCCGATGCCTGCGTCGTGGCGCAAACGTCTGGCGGGATCGTGCCGGTAACTATGCCAGCCAGACCAGCCTTTTATTGCTGA
- a CDS encoding OmpA family protein, whose translation MKKNLSLLLVTLALVGCQSKARFSDAQIAAMKSAGFTQNLEGWGLGLSDKILFGVNESELTPSSKLTIQGMAKSLASTGIEHVRIDGYTDNYGKPDYNQQLSLKRANAVAAQWAEGAAIPRENVMTRGLGMSAPVASNNSAQGRAQNRRVAIVITAP comes from the coding sequence ATGAAGAAAAACCTTTCCCTGCTATTGGTTACTCTGGCGCTGGTCGGTTGTCAGTCGAAAGCGCGTTTTAGCGACGCGCAAATCGCAGCGATGAAAAGCGCCGGATTCACGCAGAACCTGGAAGGCTGGGGATTAGGCTTATCTGATAAGATCCTGTTTGGTGTAAATGAATCAGAGCTGACACCCTCGAGTAAGCTCACCATTCAGGGAATGGCGAAAAGTCTGGCGTCGACCGGTATTGAGCATGTGCGCATCGACGGGTATACCGATAATTACGGCAAGCCGGATTATAATCAGCAGCTGTCGTTGAAAAGAGCAAACGCGGTCGCGGCTCAGTGGGCGGAAGGCGCGGCGATACCGCGTGAAAATGTTATGACGCGTGGCCTGGGCATGAGTGCACCGGTTGCCAGCAACAATAGCGCGCAGGGACGTGCGCAGAACCGGCGCGTGGCTATTGTCATCACCGCGCCGTAA
- a CDS encoding diguanylate cyclase domain-containing protein, protein MKFDKLKHDKSSIRNKLRKISTINSAVILLLCWLLLSSTSLLFIKNYEKRNLELIGSTLSTTLTAATVFADSYDARNKIERLGNEGMYASAKLVTRDQLVLVQWNAQREQTGWFSRLLREWIYHKPLNVEILHADVAVGTLMLEGTVTGAVSFLQYSFMILSIGMLCVLIISLMLSEFLHRGMIATLRTITSSIHYVIHSGDFSLRIPGGPIREFQLFSDDLNSLLMEMQSLKASLMRDNRSLAAKALSDPLTGLANRSAFSARLTQRLDQPDDHERFALLFLDGDRFKSINDNWGHAAGDEVLKAIGSRLLSLATEQDVVARLGGDEFAMLVNSRTSEAQLQQLMQRINDTIGERILITDDMPVTTSVTIGYAWSRPGDTVESILERADMNMYKNKRINRA, encoded by the coding sequence ATGAAATTCGATAAACTAAAGCACGATAAATCATCCATCCGCAATAAACTGCGCAAAATAAGCACCATCAATTCGGCGGTGATATTACTGTTGTGCTGGCTGTTGCTCTCATCGACGTCGCTGCTTTTTATTAAAAATTATGAGAAACGAAACCTCGAATTAATCGGCTCGACGCTAAGTACCACGCTCACCGCGGCAACCGTTTTTGCCGATAGCTACGATGCACGTAATAAAATCGAACGGCTTGGCAATGAAGGCATGTACGCTTCTGCGAAGCTGGTTACACGGGATCAGCTGGTTCTGGTCCAGTGGAATGCACAGCGGGAACAGACGGGCTGGTTTTCGCGGTTGCTGCGTGAGTGGATTTATCACAAACCACTTAACGTTGAGATTCTTCATGCTGACGTGGCTGTTGGTACGCTAATGCTGGAAGGGACCGTAACCGGCGCGGTGAGTTTCCTTCAATACTCATTCATGATTCTCTCCATAGGGATGCTCTGCGTACTGATTATCTCGCTGATGCTGAGTGAGTTTCTGCATCGGGGTATGATTGCGACACTGCGTACCATTACCAGTTCGATTCACTATGTCATTCATTCGGGTGATTTTTCCCTGCGTATTCCGGGTGGCCCAATCAGAGAATTTCAGCTCTTTTCAGATGACCTCAACTCCCTGCTGATGGAAATGCAATCACTGAAGGCGTCGCTGATGCGTGACAATCGCTCGCTGGCAGCTAAAGCCCTGTCCGATCCGCTGACCGGTCTTGCCAACCGCAGCGCCTTCTCTGCTCGCCTGACACAGCGCCTTGACCAGCCAGACGATCACGAGCGCTTTGCGCTGTTGTTTCTGGATGGCGATCGCTTCAAGAGCATCAATGATAACTGGGGCCATGCCGCCGGGGATGAGGTATTAAAAGCGATAGGATCGCGTCTTTTATCGCTGGCGACTGAACAGGATGTAGTCGCACGATTAGGGGGCGATGAATTTGCCATGCTGGTCAACAGCCGGACGAGTGAGGCGCAGTTACAGCAGCTCATGCAGCGCATTAATGACACCATTGGGGAACGCATCCTTATTACGGATGACATGCCGGTTACAACTTCGGTGACTATTGGCTACGCCTGGTCACGACCTGGCGATACGGTTGAATCGATCCTCGAACGTGCCGATATGAATATGTACAAAAACAAGCGAATAAATAGGGCGTAA
- a CDS encoding YfiR family protein — translation MTHKYHLHHNVDVLLLLRRICQLALALLILLFLHPPIALAGTKDDKANRIVSGIISFTHWQNLNRPPELCVFTSARHLSLPENSAAAAATFTVLYLAGAGDSAMHRCDAIYFGDQTPQQQVDIIEKLKGRAVLTLAENNAECTLGAAFCLIFQPDHTHFSVNLDSLARSGVRVNPDVLLLSREGSE, via the coding sequence ATGACCCATAAATATCACCTGCATCATAATGTCGATGTGCTGCTTCTGCTGCGCCGCATCTGCCAGCTCGCCCTGGCGCTACTTATTCTGCTGTTTCTTCATCCCCCTATTGCGCTGGCCGGGACAAAAGATGACAAAGCTAATCGTATCGTTAGCGGCATCATCAGTTTCACTCACTGGCAAAATTTAAACAGGCCGCCTGAATTATGTGTTTTTACTTCAGCACGCCATCTCTCTTTGCCGGAAAATAGCGCCGCTGCGGCCGCGACATTCACCGTTCTCTATCTTGCGGGTGCAGGTGATTCTGCAATGCATCGATGCGATGCCATTTATTTCGGCGATCAGACACCGCAGCAGCAGGTGGACATTATTGAGAAGCTGAAGGGAAGAGCGGTGCTTACCCTTGCAGAGAACAATGCGGAATGCACGCTGGGCGCCGCTTTTTGTCTGATTTTTCAACCGGACCATACGCATTTTTCCGTTAATCTCGATTCACTTGCCAGAAGCGGTGTCAGAGTGAATCCGGATGTGCTTTTGCTCTCCCGCGAGGGAAGTGAATGA
- the malT gene encoding HTH-type transcriptional regulator MalT, with protein MLIPAKLSRPVRLEGTVIRERLLQKLTAAGNYRLVLVTSPAGYGKTTLVSQWAAGKSDLGWVSLDEGDNQPERFADYLIAALQQATHGGCPRSELLAQKRQYVNLNALFSQLFIELVEWQQPLWLIVDDYHLITNPVIHDAMRFFLRHQPENLTLILMSRNLPQLGIANLRVREQLIELGSQQLAFTHQEARQFFDCRLAAPLESEESSRLCDDVAGWATALQLIVLSARQGASSAQHSARRLSGINASHLADYLVEEVLDNVDLPTRHFLLKTALLRSMNDELIACVTREENGQMRLEEIERQGLFLQRMDDSGCWFSYHPLFGNFLRQRCQWELAAELPALHRAAAESWMAQGFPGEAIHHALASGDATMLRDVLLKHAWTLFNQSELPLLENSLKALPWEMMLDNPMLVLLQAWLMQTQHRFSEVDSLLARFEQASHCEIDAALRGEFNALRAQVAINDGNTDEAERLAKVALDTLPTSRHYSRIVATSVHGEVMHCKGELDDSLKLMRQTEQMARRDEIWHYALWSLIQQSEILFAQGFLQAAWEIQSRAFVLVEEQHLAQFPLHEFLLRIRAQLLWAWGRLEEAEQAAREGIKVLNGYQPQQQIQCLGLLVQCSLARGNIDNARSYLNRLENLLNNGNWHSDWIANADKVRVIYWQMTGDSQNARDWMRQTPKPAFANNHFLQGQWRNIARAQILLGDVSQAEVVLEELNENARALRLMSDLNRNLLLLNQIYWQTDRKAEAQRVLIEALKLARSTGFISHFVIEGEMMAQQLRQLIQLNTLNELDNHRARRILLEINKYHRHKFAHFDEGFVSRLLNHPDVPELIRTSPLTQREWQVLGLIYSGYSNDQIAGELAVASTTIKTHIRNLYQKLGVSHRSEAMNQVQSLLKMMGYV; from the coding sequence ATGTTAATACCCGCCAAACTCAGTCGCCCGGTGCGTCTTGAAGGCACCGTAATCCGCGAGAGATTGCTGCAAAAGCTCACCGCTGCCGGTAACTATCGGCTGGTGCTGGTGACCAGTCCGGCGGGCTACGGTAAAACCACACTGGTATCGCAATGGGCGGCGGGGAAAAGCGACCTGGGCTGGGTTTCTCTGGATGAGGGCGATAATCAGCCGGAACGCTTCGCCGATTACCTGATCGCGGCACTGCAACAGGCGACGCACGGCGGCTGTCCCCGCAGTGAGCTGCTGGCGCAGAAGCGGCAATATGTGAATCTCAATGCGCTGTTTTCACAGCTCTTTATCGAGCTGGTGGAGTGGCAGCAGCCGCTTTGGCTGATTGTTGATGACTACCATCTGATCACCAACCCGGTCATTCACGACGCGATGCGCTTTTTCCTGCGTCATCAGCCTGAAAATCTGACCCTGATTCTGATGTCACGTAACCTGCCGCAGCTCGGTATCGCGAACCTGCGGGTGCGTGAGCAATTGATCGAACTGGGCAGCCAGCAGCTGGCGTTCACCCATCAGGAAGCGCGCCAGTTTTTTGACTGCCGTCTGGCGGCCCCGCTTGAAAGCGAAGAGAGCAGTCGCCTCTGTGATGATGTCGCAGGCTGGGCAACGGCGCTGCAGCTGATTGTCTTGTCGGCACGTCAGGGAGCCAGTTCGGCTCAGCATTCCGCCCGACGTCTCTCGGGCATTAATGCCAGCCATCTCGCCGACTATCTGGTGGAAGAGGTGCTGGATAACGTCGATCTGCCGACCCGCCATTTTTTATTGAAAACCGCGCTGCTGCGCTCAATGAATGATGAACTGATCGCCTGCGTGACCCGTGAAGAGAACGGTCAGATGCGGCTGGAGGAGATTGAGCGACAGGGACTGTTTCTGCAGCGTATGGACGATTCCGGCTGCTGGTTCAGCTACCATCCGCTGTTCGGCAACTTCCTGCGTCAGCGCTGTCAGTGGGAACTGGCGGCGGAGCTGCCTGCGCTGCATCGAGCCGCAGCCGAGAGCTGGATGGCGCAGGGCTTTCCGGGCGAGGCGATTCACCATGCGCTTGCCTCAGGCGACGCTACCATGCTGCGGGACGTGCTGCTGAAGCACGCCTGGACGCTGTTTAATCAGAGCGAGCTGCCGCTGCTGGAGAACTCTTTAAAAGCGCTGCCGTGGGAGATGATGCTCGACAACCCGATGCTGGTGCTATTGCAGGCGTGGCTGATGCAGACTCAGCATCGCTTTTCAGAAGTCGACAGCCTGCTGGCGCGTTTTGAGCAGGCCAGCCACTGCGAGATAGATGCGGCACTGCGCGGTGAATTTAATGCATTGCGCGCTCAGGTGGCGATCAACGATGGCAATACCGATGAAGCGGAGCGGCTGGCGAAAGTGGCGCTCGATACTCTGCCCACCAGCCGTCACTACAGCCGCATTGTGGCAACTTCGGTGCATGGCGAGGTGATGCACTGCAAAGGCGAACTGGACGACTCACTCAAGCTGATGCGGCAGACCGAACAGATGGCGCGTCGCGATGAAATATGGCACTACGCGCTCTGGAGCCTGATTCAGCAGAGCGAAATCCTGTTTGCGCAGGGCTTTTTGCAGGCCGCCTGGGAGATCCAGAGCCGCGCCTTTGTGCTGGTGGAAGAGCAGCATCTGGCACAGTTCCCGCTGCATGAGTTTCTGCTGCGCATTCGCGCTCAGCTGCTGTGGGCCTGGGGCCGTCTGGAAGAGGCGGAACAGGCGGCGCGCGAAGGCATCAAGGTGCTGAATGGTTACCAGCCGCAGCAGCAGATTCAGTGTCTGGGATTGCTGGTGCAGTGCTCGCTGGCGCGCGGCAATATTGATAATGCCCGCAGCTATCTGAACCGGCTGGAAAACCTGCTGAACAACGGCAACTGGCACAGCGACTGGATCGCCAATGCCGATAAAGTCCGGGTGATTTACTGGCAGATGACGGGCGACAGTCAGAACGCCCGCGACTGGATGCGGCAGACACCTAAACCCGCCTTCGCCAACAACCATTTTCTGCAGGGACAGTGGCGTAACATCGCCCGCGCGCAGATTCTGCTGGGTGATGTCAGCCAGGCGGAAGTGGTGCTGGAGGAGCTGAATGAGAATGCCCGCGCCCTGCGCCTGATGAGCGACTTAAACCGTAATCTGCTGCTGCTCAATCAGATCTACTGGCAGACTGACCGCAAAGCGGAGGCGCAGCGCGTGCTGATTGAGGCGCTGAAACTGGCGCGCAGCACGGGCTTTATCAGCCATTTTGTCATTGAAGGCGAGATGATGGCGCAGCAACTGCGGCAGCTGATACAGCTTAATACCCTGAATGAGCTGGACAACCACCGCGCCCGCCGCATCCTGCTGGAGATCAACAAATATCACCGTCACAAGTTCGCCCATTTCGATGAAGGTTTTGTCAGCCGGTTGCTTAACCATCCTGACGTGCCGGAGCTGATTCGCACCAGCCCGCTGACGCAGCGCGAATGGCAGGTGCTGGGGTTAATCTATTCGGGCTACAGCAACGATCAAATTGCCGGTGAGCTGGCGGTAGCGTCAACCACGATCAAAACCCATATCCGTAATCTCTATCAGAAACTGGGCGTGTCACATCGTAGCGAAGCGATGAATCAGGTGCAGTCGCTTCTGAAAATGATGGGGTATGTTTGA